In a single window of the Ancylobacter polymorphus genome:
- the gmd gene encoding GDP-mannose 4,6-dehydratase yields the protein MKKALITGITGQDGSYLARLLLEKGYEVTGTVRANSQAKLTRLRKLGVAEDVQLVDFDLSEINSVNRVLRRTTFDEVYNLAAQSFVGSSWDQPLYVADVNGMGVARLLDAIRTYCPQTRFYQASTSEMFGRARAVPQSEETPFHPRSPYGAAKVYGHYITMNYRESFGLHASSGILFNHESPVRGAEMVTRKVTLGLARFAHGEHVPVELGNLDARRDWGFAGDYVDGMWRMLQQDEADDYVLATGVTTPIRDFVGFAAEALGLALEWSGTAEAEQAVDRRSGKVAVKVNPKFYRPAEVDLLLGDATKARTRLGWAPKVTVRELADMMARSDYDDWRADAPSR from the coding sequence TTGAAGAAGGCGCTGATCACGGGGATTACCGGGCAAGATGGTAGCTATCTCGCGCGTCTGCTGCTTGAAAAAGGCTATGAGGTTACTGGCACCGTCCGCGCCAATTCGCAAGCCAAGCTGACCCGCCTGCGGAAGCTGGGTGTTGCTGAAGACGTGCAGCTCGTCGACTTCGACCTGAGCGAGATCAACAGCGTCAACCGCGTGCTCCGCCGGACCACCTTTGATGAGGTGTACAATCTCGCGGCACAAAGTTTTGTCGGCTCTTCCTGGGACCAGCCGCTTTATGTCGCCGATGTCAACGGCATGGGCGTGGCACGCCTCCTCGATGCCATCCGCACCTATTGTCCGCAAACCCGCTTCTATCAGGCGTCGACCTCGGAAATGTTCGGCCGCGCCCGGGCGGTGCCGCAGAGCGAGGAAACGCCCTTCCACCCCCGCTCGCCCTATGGCGCGGCCAAGGTGTATGGCCACTACATCACCATGAATTACCGCGAGTCGTTCGGGCTTCACGCCTCGTCCGGCATTCTCTTCAATCATGAGAGCCCTGTGCGCGGTGCGGAAATGGTGACACGCAAGGTCACCTTGGGGCTGGCCCGCTTCGCCCATGGCGAACATGTTCCGGTCGAACTCGGCAATCTCGATGCACGCCGCGACTGGGGCTTCGCCGGCGACTATGTCGACGGCATGTGGCGCATGCTCCAGCAGGACGAGGCGGACGATTATGTCCTGGCCACCGGGGTAACGACGCCGATTCGCGACTTTGTCGGCTTCGCCGCCGAGGCGCTCGGCCTCGCGCTGGAATGGTCCGGCACGGCCGAGGCCGAACAGGCCGTGGACCGGCGCAGCGGCAAGGTGGCGGTCAAGGTCAATCCGAAATTCTACCGGCCGGCAGAGGTCGACCTGCTGCTCGGCGACGCGACGAAGGCGCGCACGCGGCTGGGTTGGGCACCCAAGGTCACCGTCCGCGAACTCGCGGACATGATGGCCCGCTCGGATTACGACGACTGGAGGGCCGACGCCCCCTCGCGCTAA
- a CDS encoding glycosyltransferase yields the protein MRILVDLQALQSRSSGQRGIGRYARSLVEGLLRLAPEDDFVLLLNGMIGEDNEGLQRDFAAWPNVTLRLWTAARPGSFLATAARRRAAEATREAVIADCAADIVLVTSLFEGLSEDCVTGVGHTPTAVVLYDLIPLLFSSLYLTDPNVTGWYQSKIEALTKADLLLAISDCSARDAALHLGRPADRIVTIGADVDARFAPLAISEEERERHTAGLGLTRPFLMYTGGIDHRKNIPALISAFATLSPSLIETHQLAIVCRATADEKEQLLAHARAAGLPDTAVILTGYVPDDTLVALYNLCAAFIFPSWYEGFGLPVLEALRCGAAVVGANTSSVPEIIGRDDALFDPHSIDDMARMMAKVLTDETFRQSLRDSAPAQAARYSWDATAARALDALRARVRETTQVGSTQTARPKPRLAFVAPLPPERSGVSFYSADLLPALADHYDIELIAREPDCVAPTLAERFRIRDVSFLRKHAEAFDRVLYQFGNSQFHAHMFDLLEEVPGVVVLHDFFLSGIERATCLTRFSRLLAENHGYAALLACHTAAEGRDPVTEAIYAWPTNARAVREAEGVIVHSEHARRLARHFYNPATVADWVVVPHLAIPRDRANVGRAETRARLGIGQDEVLICSFGYVAPTKLPLRLIEGLCASACSTDSRVRFVFVGDAESLGAAIMDRVAHS from the coding sequence GTGCGCATTCTTGTCGACCTGCAGGCGCTTCAGTCACGATCGAGCGGACAGCGCGGCATCGGCCGCTATGCCCGCTCTCTGGTGGAAGGCCTTCTGCGCCTGGCGCCCGAGGACGACTTCGTCCTGCTTCTGAATGGCATGATCGGCGAGGACAATGAGGGTCTGCAACGCGACTTCGCCGCATGGCCCAATGTCACCCTGCGCCTCTGGACCGCGGCCCGGCCCGGCAGCTTCCTGGCAACGGCCGCGCGGAGACGGGCGGCAGAGGCGACCCGCGAGGCCGTGATCGCCGATTGCGCCGCCGATATCGTTCTCGTCACCAGCTTGTTCGAAGGCCTGTCGGAGGACTGCGTGACCGGGGTCGGCCACACCCCGACCGCCGTGGTGCTTTATGACCTGATCCCGCTGCTCTTTTCCTCGCTCTACCTCACCGACCCCAATGTCACGGGCTGGTACCAAAGCAAGATTGAGGCGCTGACAAAGGCCGATCTGCTGCTCGCGATCTCCGATTGCTCGGCGCGTGATGCGGCACTGCATCTGGGACGGCCGGCGGATCGGATCGTCACCATAGGCGCCGATGTCGACGCCCGCTTCGCCCCTCTCGCCATCAGCGAGGAGGAACGCGAACGGCACACCGCCGGGTTGGGCCTCACCCGTCCCTTCCTCATGTACACGGGCGGCATCGACCATCGAAAGAACATTCCCGCCCTGATCAGCGCGTTTGCCACCCTTTCCCCGTCGCTGATCGAAACCCACCAACTCGCCATTGTCTGCCGCGCCACGGCGGATGAGAAGGAGCAGCTGCTCGCCCATGCCCGCGCCGCGGGCCTGCCGGACACGGCCGTGATCCTCACGGGCTATGTGCCGGACGACACTCTGGTCGCCCTCTATAATCTGTGCGCCGCGTTCATCTTCCCGAGCTGGTACGAGGGCTTCGGCCTGCCGGTGCTGGAGGCGCTGCGCTGCGGGGCTGCGGTGGTCGGGGCGAACACGTCGAGCGTGCCCGAGATCATCGGGCGGGACGACGCGCTGTTCGATCCGCACTCCATCGACGACATGGCGCGGATGATGGCGAAGGTTCTGACGGATGAGACGTTCCGCCAGTCGCTGCGCGATTCCGCGCCAGCACAGGCGGCACGCTACAGCTGGGACGCGACGGCCGCGCGTGCGCTCGATGCGCTGCGTGCACGGGTGCGCGAGACGACTCAAGTGGGATCCACCCAAACCGCTCGCCCCAAGCCGCGCTTGGCCTTTGTCGCGCCGCTGCCGCCGGAACGCAGCGGCGTCAGCTTCTACAGCGCCGATCTTCTGCCCGCGCTCGCGGACCATTACGACATCGAACTCATCGCGCGGGAGCCGGATTGCGTCGCGCCCACACTCGCGGAGCGGTTCCGGATAAGGGATGTCTCTTTTCTCCGGAAGCACGCCGAGGCCTTCGATCGCGTCCTCTACCAGTTCGGCAATTCGCAGTTTCACGCGCATATGTTCGATCTGCTGGAGGAGGTGCCGGGCGTCGTCGTCCTGCACGATTTCTTCCTGTCCGGCATCGAGCGCGCCACCTGTCTGACGCGCTTCTCGCGGCTTCTGGCAGAGAACCACGGCTATGCGGCCCTCCTCGCCTGCCACACGGCAGCCGAAGGCCGCGATCCCGTGACTGAGGCCATCTACGCCTGGCCCACCAATGCCCGCGCCGTGCGCGAGGCGGAGGGCGTGATCGTCCATTCCGAGCATGCCCGCCGACTGGCGCGGCACTTTTACAATCCGGCAACCGTCGCCGATTGGGTGGTCGTCCCCCACCTTGCCATCCCCCGGGACAGGGCCAACGTGGGGCGGGCCGAGACCCGCGCGCGGCTGGGCATCGGCCAGGACGAGGTGCTGATATGCAGTTTCGGCTATGTCGCGCCCACCAAACTGCCGCTCCGCCTGATCGAAGGCCTGTGCGCGTCGGCCTGCTCCACGGATTCCCGCGTCCGCTTCGTCTTTGTCGGCGATGCGGAAAGCCTGGGCGCAGCGATCATGGACCGGGTGGCCCACTCATAA
- a CDS encoding FkbM family methyltransferase, whose translation MPFVSFAQNYEDVMLWRALGHVEAGFYVDVGAFSPDADSVTRAFYERGWRGVNIEPLPHRLAELEARRARDVNLGVVASDHDGTARLHIVGDTGLSTVDTTIAERHRTKGWAISAIDVPQRTLTGLLDAHLAPGQPIHFLKIDVEGHETAVVRGLDLTRYRPWVILIEATHPNSPEETARNWEPFLTAAGYRNIYWDGLNRFYLAAEHENLAPAFSAPPNVFDQFVKTDENAHAQWLQAQVDGLERLLAAERTLNGDLTAQIRQREQTIEALTTELARQAQAAAVALECATQRSLWETLFFRPSGRPKKMLRRLMFHTSGKPRKAFRRLVVHSSGRPRRPFRLWLHSAEYQALRGAVAMAAAPGMAPHLPEPSQDASSLSPAASHLSRRIAARRARQTS comes from the coding sequence ATGCCGTTCGTCTCCTTCGCACAGAATTATGAAGACGTGATGCTCTGGCGGGCGCTCGGCCATGTCGAGGCCGGCTTCTATGTCGATGTCGGCGCCTTCTCACCCGACGCCGACAGTGTCACCCGCGCCTTTTACGAGCGCGGCTGGCGGGGCGTGAACATTGAGCCGCTACCCCACAGGCTGGCCGAGCTTGAGGCGCGGCGCGCGCGGGACGTGAATCTCGGCGTGGTGGCGAGCGATCACGACGGCACTGCCCGGCTGCACATCGTTGGCGATACGGGGTTGTCCACCGTCGATACCACCATTGCCGAGAGGCACCGTACAAAGGGCTGGGCGATATCGGCCATTGACGTGCCCCAACGCACATTGACTGGCCTCCTTGACGCGCACCTGGCGCCGGGACAGCCCATCCACTTTCTCAAGATCGATGTGGAAGGCCATGAGACCGCCGTGGTGCGCGGGCTGGATCTCACCCGTTATCGCCCCTGGGTGATCCTGATCGAGGCCACGCACCCGAACTCACCGGAAGAGACAGCGAGAAACTGGGAGCCGTTCCTGACGGCTGCCGGCTATCGCAACATCTATTGGGATGGGCTGAACCGTTTCTACCTCGCCGCGGAACACGAGAATCTCGCGCCGGCCTTCTCCGCGCCGCCCAATGTGTTCGATCAGTTCGTCAAGACTGACGAAAACGCGCATGCGCAGTGGTTGCAGGCGCAGGTGGACGGTTTGGAGCGCCTCCTCGCCGCCGAGCGCACCCTTAACGGCGACCTCACGGCGCAGATTCGGCAGCGGGAGCAGACGATCGAGGCGCTGACCACGGAGTTGGCCCGCCAGGCCCAGGCGGCCGCCGTCGCCCTTGAATGCGCCACTCAGCGGAGCCTCTGGGAGACGCTGTTCTTCCGCCCATCGGGTCGCCCGAAGAAGATGTTGCGCCGGCTGATGTTCCACACCAGCGGCAAGCCTCGCAAGGCGTTCCGCCGTCTCGTCGTTCACTCCAGCGGACGGCCCCGCCGGCCGTTCAGGCTCTGGCTCCACAGCGCGGAATACCAAGCTCTGCGCGGCGCGGTGGCGATGGCGGCCGCTCCCGGCATGGCGCCGCACCTGCCGGAGCCATCGCAGGATGCGTCTTCCCTCAGCCCCGCCGCATCCCATCTGTCGCGACGCATCGCGGCGCGGCGCGCTCGTCAAACGTCCTGA
- a CDS encoding TetR/AcrR family transcriptional regulator yields the protein MYRNVSYRFPANASGLLPSNSERGYGRRSEDARGARKLTAMVNKTALSRSGGVQGSTARRGSEGPRRSKAATEAILEAAEAVLAETGYAGFTIEQVARRAGAGKPTIYRWWSGKPALLVEIYARQPFDMSETNTGSLEADLAAALRKLITFWRDTPAGEALTALLVEAQQDPAALETLRAFLAERSFPVAELFARAARRGELVADFDAAAGLDLVNGYVWARLLTRRLEDDAAGLAAAARLIARGCLRS from the coding sequence ATGTATCGAAACGTTTCGTATCGTTTTCCGGCGAACGCATCTGGGCTACTGCCGTCGAACAGCGAGCGAGGGTATGGGCGGCGCTCCGAGGATGCGCGCGGTGCAAGAAAGTTAACGGCGATGGTTAATAAAACCGCTCTTTCACGCTCGGGCGGAGTCCAAGGGAGCACGGCACGACGGGGCTCCGAGGGGCCGCGCCGGAGCAAGGCCGCCACCGAGGCGATCCTGGAAGCTGCGGAGGCGGTGCTCGCCGAGACCGGATATGCCGGTTTCACGATCGAGCAGGTGGCGCGCCGGGCGGGCGCGGGCAAGCCGACCATCTATCGCTGGTGGAGCGGAAAGCCGGCACTGCTCGTCGAAATCTATGCCCGCCAGCCTTTCGACATGTCGGAGACCAACACCGGCTCTCTCGAAGCCGACCTGGCGGCGGCGTTGCGGAAGCTCATCACCTTCTGGCGCGATACGCCCGCCGGTGAAGCTCTCACCGCGCTGCTGGTGGAGGCGCAGCAGGACCCGGCGGCCTTGGAAACCCTGCGCGCCTTCCTGGCTGAGCGCAGCTTTCCCGTTGCCGAACTTTTCGCAAGGGCCGCGCGACGCGGAGAACTGGTGGCGGATTTCGACGCTGCGGCCGGCCTCGATCTCGTCAACGGTTATGTGTGGGCGCGCCTGCTGACGCGCCGGCTTGAAGATGACGCCGCCGGCCTCGCCGCCGCCGCCCGTCTGATCGCCCGGGGATGCCTGCGTTCGTGA
- a CDS encoding glycosyltransferase, producing MKIGGKTIKAGVRSLLCTHANCPPARAMPCWLRRLAGKSLEPGVDIVGFLRSEIGLGEAARLMVAALDAGDIPAGFVNVPLPGRMAEPALANRLAASSRHHTALAIFGAAEIGMFARRTCRDQTNIAYPYWELPSFPTAWRRWFERFDAYWAPTTFIRDALASVHSRPISVVPQPVDLPTEPPQQLFTGPLKFHTFFDADSSIARKNPLGTVEAFRLAFPSGREDARLLVKARGGGSDAARLSSLLALARQDARIEIIDGTLTRAEMTALMEDCNVFVSLHRSEGFGLGCAEALARGKGVIATDFGGTRDFINEQTGYPVQFAEAAVPPEDYFGAEGSYWAEPSIAHAASIMRAIYDDPGQTTAKAQAGFAHLKRHNSFDAVGHLIKARLG from the coding sequence ATGAAAATTGGCGGAAAGACGATCAAGGCGGGCGTGCGATCGCTGCTGTGCACGCATGCGAATTGCCCTCCGGCGCGGGCGATGCCCTGCTGGCTGCGTCGCCTCGCCGGCAAGAGCCTAGAGCCCGGGGTCGATATCGTCGGCTTTCTTCGATCGGAGATCGGGCTTGGCGAAGCGGCGCGCCTCATGGTGGCCGCCCTTGACGCCGGCGACATTCCCGCAGGTTTCGTCAATGTTCCCCTGCCGGGGAGGATGGCCGAACCGGCATTGGCAAACCGGCTGGCCGCTTCATCCCGCCACCACACCGCGCTGGCCATCTTCGGCGCCGCCGAAATCGGCATGTTCGCCCGCCGCACCTGCCGCGACCAGACCAACATCGCCTATCCCTATTGGGAGCTGCCCAGCTTTCCCACCGCATGGAGGCGCTGGTTCGAACGCTTCGACGCGTACTGGGCGCCGACGACGTTCATTCGTGACGCGCTCGCGAGCGTCCATTCGAGGCCGATCAGCGTGGTCCCGCAACCCGTCGACCTGCCGACGGAACCACCACAGCAGCTGTTCACGGGCCCTTTGAAGTTTCACACCTTCTTTGACGCCGATTCCTCCATCGCGCGAAAGAACCCGCTGGGCACGGTAGAAGCGTTCCGCCTCGCGTTTCCGAGCGGACGGGAGGACGCCCGGCTGCTGGTCAAGGCACGCGGCGGAGGCTCGGACGCGGCCCGGCTCTCAAGCCTGCTGGCGCTTGCCCGCCAGGATGCCCGTATCGAGATTATCGACGGCACGCTCACCAGAGCCGAGATGACGGCCTTGATGGAGGACTGCAACGTGTTCGTGTCCCTCCATCGGTCGGAGGGATTTGGCCTCGGATGCGCCGAGGCGCTGGCGCGCGGCAAGGGGGTCATCGCGACCGATTTTGGCGGCACGCGCGACTTCATCAATGAGCAAACCGGGTATCCCGTGCAGTTCGCCGAGGCCGCCGTGCCCCCCGAGGATTACTTTGGCGCCGAGGGAAGCTATTGGGCGGAACCGAGCATCGCCCATGCCGCGAGCATCATGCGGGCCATCTATGACGATCCTGGACAGACCACCGCAAAAGCACAGGCGGGGTTCGCCCATCTCAAGCGCCATAATTCCTTTGACGCCGTGGGACACCTTATCAAAGCGCGGCTCGGCTGA